ACGATAATGGATGCGAGTGACTCGAGCGAGAGGGTCTTAGACTCCGGCGAGACGGACGTGAGGCGCAAGCGACTCAGGCGAGAGGGTCGAGCAAGAAGACCTGCGAAGGCGAGGCGCGAAAAGTTAAAGAAGGCTGTGGGTTCAAAGTGGGTTTCCTAATAACCTatttaaactcatttatttttgtgcttTACTTTTTCAAACCCATTTCTGactcaaatttaattttcacttgacctatatatgacccatttaactaaaaatgggttATAATAAGgatttataacccattttgcTAGCTCTAGGCGCAATTAGGGCTTAGACTTGAAAAGAGCAAGGTAATGACTAAATgtttcatcaaatcaaagtgGAGCCTTGTGAAGTCGAGGAGCAATTGGGGCTTGGAGTTGTGAAGGTGGCACCGGTCCGGTGCCCGAGAGTTGAGCGAGAGGGAGTGACTCAAGAAAGAGATGGAAAGAGCGAGGCGTGAGATTGAGAGTCAAGAGGAAAATCGGAGGCGTGTGAGATGTGATTTGGTTTCTACGCACATGGACATCGGTGatgttctttaaaaaattaaaagaaaaaataaattaatcaatCTAAGCGGTCTGATTCCcacttttgaaataaaaaattggaccGCCCGacatcaattttaattttatggaattgggaactgAATTGACGCCTTTGGGAACCACTCAAAATTAACCGATCCGGTTCTGTCGGCTTCCGGTTCAAATGATTCTATATGCTCATCCCTAGTACTTGAATTTGAGTATTGTCATCATTAAACATTGTTCCCATGGACTTGAAGTAACGCCAATCGACTAGATTAACCATGCACGTTGGAGTTCGTTACGTTCCAATGGTCATAGAGAGTGTCGGTCCAACTTTTACACAAGGGTTTTTAGCACCTCTACttgtaatttttattgatttaccTAGGCTAAATAATTTCTACGATGTTGCCAATACTTCAAAAGAACACCTTCGTGAGTGTATTCGATTGATATGAAGTTACGTACTTGATATGCGTTTACCTAATTACCAATCCCGAGTTTTTATGAAATGTTGGAtcatattttcatttgtttattgaAACCCGTGGAGTGAAACCTTTTCCTTGTAAAAGAAACAGAATAATTTGCTCATATTAAACcttgtttttcaagaaattaatcAAGTTTTCTAATGCGTGACGACACATCAATAGGCCaaaactcagaaaaaaaatcacatatttaCAATCAGGAACGAAGTGACCTCTTGTCCAATGGATAAAAATGACCACCCTTATCCTTCTCATTCAAAATATCCTAGATTACGGTTGACGTGGCTATAATGCTCAATTGGTGCaccgatgtggcaattttatcatttaaaaagtttaaaaagcaaatcaacaaattaaaaaattaatgacgttggccaaaaaaattcaaaaataaatctgagttttaagaaataaaaaacttgtaaaataaaaataagaaaaccgAAACAGGTATGCTCCTTCACCACCTCCTCCTCTTGCCGGCTTGGCGCGTCATCGCGGCGTCGTCCTCCTCCGTCTCCGCCCCATGACAATCATCCCCGGCCACCGATGCCGGCCCCCAACTggtatgctcctcctcctcccaccAGCAACTTTATCTTTTAGCAGTGTCAAAATGTGATCATTTTATTTCTACGGTGCTGTGACCGACGTTATGCCCATGCATATGCAAGGTGTTATTGCAATGAAGAAGGTAGTCGTTTATGATTCTTGATTGATTTACAATATGATTAATACATAAACCTTTGTCAGAGTCCATTTCCAATATTGAGCAATGTGGAACAAAATTGAGcaatgaagcattcaaaattgAGCAATGTGGAACgatgaagcattcaaaatcgAGCAATGTGGAACAAAATTGGCAGTAACCCTTGATCAGAGTCCGTTTCGAATATTTGTACTGGATATGCTGAAGAAAAGTTGTAAATCTGGCAGTATCCTTCAATACAAATCCAAACCATAGATACAAAGTCATGCAAGCCTCACAATAACACAAGCAAAAACGATCAAGCAGTGCCGTAAGCTTACGTCTCCAGCCATATATCACTTCGTATGCTTCTAGTGagcaggaaaaaagaagaagccacaAAAAACAAACAGCCACAGAAAGAAATTGGACGTAGTATAAGGGGCTGAATTTGTCAGCAAATTAACGGATGCCTTCACCTTTGAATCTGCCGCCACGGCCCTCTTCCGtgtttcctcattttttatggCGGAACACCCAGTATTGAAGGACGGCAGCTCGGTTCGCATGAGAATATCTCTTTTGGTCTCCCCAAATTCAGGCTTGAGACTAGCAATCCTGTCTTGTTCTTCCCGTTGAACACGGTTGCGAACATTTGGAGTAACACGTTTGTACGGCCGAAGTTCTTCCCACCGTTTCTTCCTTTTGCCATTTGTGTCTTGCACAGCACCCTTGGTGGGGTTGCTAGATTTGGCCATGGAGCCGCAGCACGAACaactgggaaaaaaaaaaatagcaacaagaataagaaacaagaaCGGGTCAATTCACtcccgctctgataccatgtcgaAAACAAACAAAGAACAACTAAAGACAAGAATTTAACAAGGTTCGCCAGTTCGCCAGTGTAGAAACAAGGTTGCTACAATCAAGGAAACAAGcaaacataaaaggaaaaatatcaaggaaaaatatccttaaaatcAAGATGCAGAAATAGGAATACAATATTCACATCTCCTTTCCAAGAATAAGAGCACGAATTCTGCCAACACAAGAGAACATAATCTAAATAATGTTAACAATACTCACGGCTTCTGGAACTGCTTGTCAACTTGCATGGTATTCAATAACGAACTCTGAGTTTGGTCATTTTGATATttccaaagagaagaagatgccAAGCTATCAGGCTGCAGCAAACAATAAGTCAATTAGATAATGGCCACATTTCCAGAAGCAACGGACAAATCACTAGACAAGGTTAATCTTTCAAACGGTGAGATTATCTGGCctaaaaaggcaagaaaaagttacagtttgaaagaaaatttcccATCAAAGCAAGTTTTTGTACGATGTACATGACAAATTTAATGAGGGCTATGTGATTGTACTGGGGTTGTACATCAGAAAAGCCTTCTTTAACCTTCTTATCTGTGCTCGAGTAAGAACTCCTACTGGTGGAGGGCCATTCCAGTGGAAATGTCCTAGAGGCATATGCATTTCTATCTGAATTGTCAAATTCAAGCATTTGCGACCCTGCATCAGCTTCTTCTAACTCATCCACTCGACACTGGAACTCTGGTTTCAAGGATTCGAGCTCGTCTAGGACATCACACACTTTCTGCTGAGATAAGGCAAGAGTTGAACTTAAAAATGTCGTCCAACATTCTCAAATTAGATGAATGAACGATGTGTGCACCGATATACTTCACCTTTCTATAAGTCGACCTTTCTTTAGGACACCAAAGCCGGTAATCTCGATGAAACGGTATAGTTTCAGACACCAAGCTGAAAGATATCAAAGATATAATGCATTTATACTTTCAATAAAGGAATAGAACCAAAGTAATGGCCTGGCGCGAAGCCTTTTACCTTGAAAACCTCAGAAGAATGATAAACAGATCCACGATATTATTCTCCTCCCGGTACACATTTGCCTAGACCATAAATGAGAAGATACAGACAATAAGAAAATGCTGAGAACACCATGCCCCAGGAAAAGTAGCATAGACAATAACAACAAATGATGCTCATTATCCTTCAACAAATCCCACACATAAAACCTGATGACAGAACTATTTCCTATTCTAAAGTAGCAATAAACCAAGCGCAAATACAACTCATTTTTAATTGCATAAATGCCAATCATAAATAAGACCCgtcattccaaaaaattgaagttgGTCTTTCTTTCCAAGTTCCAGCACCTCTCAGATTGAAAAGACTTCAATTGGCACtagcattttcaagaacaagtatttttgttcttttgttcctgaaGTAGAAATGGaacagaaatgcatttgataagttttttttttgttctcggaaacatatttggaacaaaaataataaacaaaaaaaaagttacttcttgttccTAAGAAACTCAAGAATGGAGAATCAAGAATGaagctttttcttccttttattttcttcctcttctttttgtcctttctcttcctcccttctttgCCGGCTAGCGACCGGCCAGACAAGGCCTGGCAACCTCGCTGGAGTGTCACCACCCCTAGCGAGGTTGCCTCGAGGTTGTCGGCCACCGATGAGGCCCCTTGAgactcgcccaaccacggcgaggcccccaagcctcgcccagccacggcaaggctcgaggTCACCTCGCCCCGAGGTCACCTCACCCAGTCACGACAAGGATCGGGGTGACCTTGTCGGCGGCCGGCGACGCTCTTTCGAGGTCACTGATCGgatggaggaagaaaaagaaaaataaaatgataaaataataaataaattaaaataaattataagtcataaaaatatataaagtcgtaccaaacatatttttttttttgggaacagaaattttgtataatttccAAACGCTCTAAATACTCAAAAActgtttttaaaaatagaaatagaaaaagatgtttctaaaaaaaaaaaaagattgttcCTCCGAATAGGCGATTACTTAAACAAACAGGACAAGACAACACACCCCTGCCGTACGAAACGACGGGGGAGTTCACACTTCACACGGATTGATGCAAAATCAAACTCTGTGCAATCCCCATCACGGTTTGCGCCGGTAAAGGCTCATCATTTAACTTCAGATGCCAAACTGTAGCATTTATCTAATAAGCAAATGCACCCCTCACGTATGCACATCTCATACAGTGATATCTGCACAGAAAAACACTCAAAAAAAGAATACCGAATCAGCAACTCCACGAATCGCCCTCTCCTACTAGCACGGTCATCGAAGGTTACTTGCATTCTTCGCACGAGAGTGACGGACCCACGGACCTCAGCTCGTTCACGAGCTAAGGgcaataaaaaagtaaagaggCGGAGACCCTCCTCAAATTCTCCGATTCCGAATCGCGACAAAAACCGATTCGACGCGAATAAGGGCGCGAGGGAGAATGCGAAGCGCGGAATCGGGCACGCCGAACGTGGCGAGGGGAGACCGGGAAGCACCTGCTTGAGGAGGTTGTCAGCGGTCCGGTAGTAATCGTGGAGGGGAACGCGACTGTCGACCTCGACCCTCCGAGCGATTGAGTTGACGTcgatcttcatcttcctccagTCCGTAGTAATCGTGGAAGAAatcgtgctctctctctctctctcgacattTCAATGGGGGGAGACTTGTCCATTAAGTTCTTCTCGCGATCACATGTTGACACGGTGGTgatctctcgctctctctttcaTTAGCAAAGGTGCTTTTATTgcctttcaatttatttttgagaaactTTATCATACGATTGTACCATCTTCTTATTAAGAGCGATTGGAAACATGTGTTGATTAGCATTGTACCATTTGAGTTCAAATTTCCCTTAATGATTGTAGTCATTA
This region of Eucalyptus grandis isolate ANBG69807.140 chromosome 8, ASM1654582v1, whole genome shotgun sequence genomic DNA includes:
- the LOC104417542 gene encoding AMSH-like ubiquitin thioesterase 3, whose amino-acid sequence is MKIDVNSIARRVEVDSRVPLHDYYRTADNLLKQANVYREENNIVDLFIILLRFSSLVSETIPFHRDYRLWCPKERSTYRKQKVCDVLDELESLKPEFQCRVDELEEADAGSQMLEFDNSDRNAYASRTFPLEWPSTSRSSYSSTDKKVKEGFSDPDSLASSSLWKYQNDQTQSSLLNTMQVDKQFQKPCSCCGSMAKSSNPTKGAVQDTNGKRKKRWEELRPYKRVTPNVRNRVQREEQDRIASLKPEFGETKRDILMRTELPSFNTGCSAIKNEETRKRAVAADSKVKASVNLLTNSAPYTTSNFFLWLFVFCGFFFFPAH